From Ignisphaera aggregans DSM 17230, the proteins below share one genomic window:
- a CDS encoding hypothetical protein (KEGG: pcl:Pcal_0194 hypothetical protein~SPTR: A3MSL4 Putative uncharacterized protein), with amino-acid sequence MCRSSLLILMLILVAPLTTTVSIEEGEAPVKWVRYIDPTDKDDYVRGICIFRGYIAVVGYTGYVLSLANITLHPYIVLLDRDSGDIVREWVGEEIGGFANCVSIGDKLYVVGWSARGAIYVFDENLNIVKTANSMNNYTGYTSIIYDGSYIYIGGQTLYRDIDGDGYGEEIWVVEKRTIDLDLVSSREIYLSPWKFGLLIDIDVNPVAGDIWAVGLYAAYINHTPILHSLIAILNNNLSNVKLIDYPMNHENFLSNLNDVCFDSNRYAYIAGDYGVAKFDPYGNLVTVNKNLEDSHKILCINNIIYVFRDPYIDGYDRHVLTVLDSDLNIVNEYVLSRDVDAHSYFDMGRASFDGENIYVAGVDEALGRDNKRIVIYSIAIEPLQPPTPVKNIVETSTITTTIATTTTPVTIATTTTQTTMTTTIPTESTPATTATIITSPITITMTSSPMITTTTTTTTQTLYTATPTTSTAVERTTSIQPSTSIATPYTSIAIQPSTISTTPTIQSPITTVQISTPTPALPTTPQTTTQGTQTTGLQLYIALIVVGAVAVMIIAMLILKK; translated from the coding sequence ATGTGTAGATCATCACTATTAATATTAATGTTGATACTTGTGGCACCTCTTACAACAACAGTAAGTATAGAGGAGGGTGAAGCACCGGTAAAGTGGGTTAGATATATAGATCCAACAGATAAAGATGACTATGTGCGAGGTATATGCATATTCAGAGGCTATATAGCTGTTGTTGGATATACTGGATATGTTCTGTCCCTGGCTAATATTACTCTACATCCATATATAGTTCTTCTAGATAGAGATAGTGGTGATATTGTTAGGGAGTGGGTTGGCGAAGAAATAGGGGGTTTCGCCAATTGTGTTTCAATTGGGGATAAGCTATATGTTGTTGGCTGGAGTGCTAGAGGGGCTATATATGTATTTGATGAGAATCTAAATATTGTTAAAACAGCAAATAGTATGAATAACTACACTGGATACACATCGATAATCTATGACGGTAGCTATATATACATAGGTGGTCAAACTCTTTATAGGGATATTGATGGTGATGGATATGGTGAAGAAATTTGGGTAGTTGAGAAAAGAACTATTGATCTAGATCTAGTGAGCTCTAGAGAGATATATCTTAGTCCATGGAAATTTGGATTACTGATTGATATAGATGTAAATCCTGTTGCAGGCGATATATGGGCTGTTGGACTGTATGCTGCATATATAAACCATACCCCCATACTCCATTCACTAATAGCTATACTCAATAATAATCTCAGCAATGTTAAGCTAATAGATTATCCTATGAACCATGAGAACTTCTTATCTAATCTCAATGATGTATGCTTTGACAGCAATAGATATGCATATATTGCTGGCGATTACGGTGTCGCTAAATTTGATCCATATGGAAATCTTGTTACAGTCAACAAAAATTTAGAGGATTCTCACAAGATACTGTGTATCAATAACATTATATATGTCTTTAGAGATCCCTATATAGATGGCTATGATAGACATGTTCTAACAGTATTGGATAGCGATCTGAATATTGTTAATGAATATGTATTGAGTAGAGATGTAGATGCACACTCGTATTTCGATATGGGTAGGGCTTCATTCGATGGAGAGAACATATATGTAGCTGGAGTCGATGAAGCTCTAGGAAGGGATAACAAGAGGATTGTTATATATTCAATAGCTATAGAACCACTTCAACCACCAACACCTGTAAAAAACATTGTAGAAACATCAACTATAACTACGACGATAGCCACTACAACAACCCCTGTAACCATAGCTACAACCACTACACAGACTACAATGACAACTACTATACCTACTGAGTCAACCCCAGCAACTACAGCTACAATTATTACATCGCCTATCACTATAACTATGACTTCATCTCCAATGATTACAACAACTACTACTACAACAACTCAAACACTCTATACAGCTACGCCAACAACTTCAACAGCTGTAGAGAGAACCACTAGTATACAGCCATCCACATCTATAGCTACACCATATACATCAATAGCAATACAGCCATCTACTATATCAACTACCCCAACCATACAGAGCCCTATAACCACAGTCCAGATCTCTACACCAACACCAGCACTACCAACAACACCTCAGACAACTACACAAGGCACCCAAACAACAGGTTTACAGCTATATATAGCATTAATAGTAGTAGGAGCTGTAGCAGTAATGATCATTGCAATGCTCATACTAAAGAAATGA
- a CDS encoding hypothetical protein (KEGG: dka:DKAM_0156 hypothetical protein~SPTR: B8D2T8 Putative uncharacterized protein), with amino-acid sequence MSIVEVRLVNEYDDIPARALRIKHVKGSLETPVYAVSVTDIDQKLIKREDLKGVVEVYIPLRLEKLEDMNRALELEQQFEYRVNSYMRKAPYDQLIVVVPLVEGVQGRELSVDDASSYGKYIAELVVNSRADIVCTPIFYRIAEKYIDILVERFLDTMTAYSIGVALSIPYTSRETREKLINIYLNTVNRNSRALLNFLCVDYNSSNPIYRYTLHNYVLGYVKELQEEIDEPVAIYGVNVKYNRVAKKYDELPARDLVSYFVQLDIFGGNHKRRPIPGEVAERLRAGESIWKQKLLNRNRYTYISLDRMTKELELAIPEAKLVEKLIAEGFNRSYVEKIVKHINIRNILSEVDILRPLFSGHGWQHFENPTQYLNSKEIVKIDNALLKNLKSYTEILKPKTKKLDKYLN; translated from the coding sequence GTGAGCATAGTAGAGGTTCGTCTAGTCAATGAATACGACGATATTCCAGCACGTGCATTAAGGATAAAGCATGTGAAGGGATCGCTAGAGACCCCTGTCTATGCTGTTAGTGTAACTGATATTGATCAGAAGCTGATAAAGCGGGAGGATCTGAAAGGTGTTGTAGAGGTGTATATACCGCTCAGGTTGGAGAAGTTAGAGGATATGAATAGAGCTCTTGAGCTTGAACAACAGTTTGAGTATAGAGTTAACAGCTATATGAGGAAAGCCCCCTATGATCAGCTCATAGTTGTAGTACCCCTTGTAGAGGGTGTGCAAGGGCGTGAACTTAGTGTGGATGATGCTTCTTCCTATGGCAAATATATTGCTGAACTTGTAGTGAATTCTAGGGCAGATATTGTCTGTACACCGATATTCTACAGAATTGCTGAGAAATACATTGATATTCTTGTGGAGAGGTTTCTAGATACTATGACTGCCTATAGCATTGGGGTAGCACTATCCATACCCTATACCTCGAGAGAAACACGTGAGAAGCTCATAAATATCTATCTCAATACTGTGAATAGAAATAGTAGAGCCTTACTGAACTTTCTATGTGTTGACTATAACAGCTCCAACCCTATATATAGGTATACACTCCATAACTATGTCCTGGGGTATGTGAAAGAGCTCCAGGAAGAGATAGATGAACCTGTAGCGATATATGGCGTCAATGTAAAGTATAATAGAGTTGCTAAGAAGTATGATGAGCTTCCTGCTAGAGATCTTGTAAGCTATTTTGTTCAGCTAGACATATTTGGCGGAAACCATAAGAGGAGGCCGATACCAGGAGAGGTAGCTGAGAGGCTGAGAGCTGGGGAATCGATATGGAAACAGAAGCTACTCAATAGGAATAGATATACATACATAAGTCTAGATAGAATGACTAAAGAGCTAGAGCTAGCAATACCGGAGGCAAAACTAGTAGAGAAACTAATAGCTGAAGGCTTCAACAGATCATATGTAGAGAAAATAGTGAAACACATAAATATAAGGAATATTCTATCCGAGGTAGACATCCTAAGACCGCTATTCAGTGGCCACGGATGGCAACACTTCGAAAATCCAACACAGTACCTCAACAGCAAAGAAATTGTGAAGATAGACAACGCATTGCTCAAAAACTTGAAGAGCTATACAGAAATACTTAAACCAAAGACCAAGAAACTAGACAAGTATCTAAACTAG
- a CDS encoding conserved hypothetical protein (KEGG: mba:Mbar_A2867 hypothetical protein~SPTR: Q468C5 Putative uncharacterized protein~PFAM: Uncharacterised protein family (UPF0175)), with translation MEKLRRSIDGFRLLEPLEWILLFLYAANGRVSSRIHLQKGLFILSRHIDELRNIIEFDAYRMGPWSEEVSDALENAILNGFASESRGMIVLTEYGFAKAKVLWDKLSEKYRKILLDVARFVNAMSRDELLLYIYTVYGYSEKSDVINELLAKRREIATNIFLKGLISIELASKIAGEPVPKFIEYLKKRGIKPFTAEVNDIEEAGKL, from the coding sequence ATGGAGAAGCTACGCCGAAGCATAGATGGGTTTAGGCTTCTCGAACCACTTGAATGGATTCTTCTGTTTCTCTATGCCGCTAACGGTAGGGTTTCCTCTAGGATACATCTACAGAAAGGATTATTCATATTGTCTAGGCATATCGATGAGTTGAGGAACATTATAGAGTTTGATGCATATAGAATGGGCCCCTGGAGTGAGGAGGTAAGCGACGCATTGGAGAATGCTATACTCAATGGATTTGCCTCCGAATCCCGAGGTATGATTGTATTGACTGAGTATGGATTTGCTAAAGCTAAAGTGCTATGGGATAAGCTTAGCGAGAAATATAGAAAAATACTCTTAGATGTGGCTAGATTCGTCAATGCTATGTCTAGAGACGAGCTACTGCTATACATCTATACTGTATATGGATATAGCGAGAAATCGGATGTGATAAACGAGTTGTTGGCGAAGCGTAGAGAGATTGCAACAAATATATTTCTCAAGGGCCTCATATCTATAGAGCTAGCCTCAAAAATAGCTGGAGAACCTGTACCAAAATTCATTGAGTATCTGAAGAAGAGGGGTATAAAGCCGTTTACTGCAGAGGTAAACGATATTGAGGAAGCAGGGAAGCTCTAG
- a CDS encoding nucleic acid-binding protein contains PIN domain (COGs: COG2405 nucleic acid-binding protein contains PIN domain~KEGG: ape:APE_0276.1 hypothetical protein~SPTR: Q9YFG7 Putative uncharacterized protein), which yields MRKQGSSRGKYILVFNATILITLMELNRLDLVEKLRETQYVKVVIPQSVKNEFLEAGIELSISSDEMPIEEIDILPIEIPRRLGEGERYAIALAYTLTQQLSKNNVTTIVVTDDKQARKECEKLGIKVFGTLGLIEFAKKHRVISKEEALEILERIPSTSLYITQELLKEAQTRIKQQ from the coding sequence TTGAGGAAGCAGGGAAGCTCTAGGGGGAAGTATATACTTGTATTCAATGCCACAATACTAATAACTTTAATGGAGTTGAACCGCCTTGATCTAGTGGAGAAGCTCCGAGAAACACAATATGTTAAGGTTGTGATACCTCAGAGCGTTAAGAACGAATTTCTTGAGGCAGGTATAGAACTAAGCATATCTAGCGATGAGATGCCAATTGAAGAAATAGATATACTACCCATAGAAATCCCTAGAAGACTTGGCGAAGGAGAGCGCTATGCCATAGCACTAGCCTACACCTTAACTCAACAGCTAAGCAAAAACAATGTAACAACAATTGTAGTTACAGACGATAAACAAGCGAGAAAAGAGTGTGAAAAACTAGGAATCAAGGTGTTTGGAACCCTTGGATTAATAGAATTTGCCAAGAAACATAGAGTTATATCAAAGGAGGAAGCCTTGGAGATTCTAGAGAGAATCCCGAGTACAAGTCTATACATAACCCAAGAACTACTAAAAGAAGCTCAAACCAGGATAAAACAACAATGA
- a CDS encoding MscS Mechanosensitive ion channel (COGs: COG3264 Small-conductance mechanosensitive channel~InterPro IPR006685~KEGG: smr:Smar_0953 MscS mechanosensitive ion channel~PFAM: MscS Mechanosensitive ion channel~SPTR: A3DN42 MscS Mechanosensitive ion channel~PFAM: Mechanosensitive ion channel) — MWNMGFTIPLPSIEMENILRILEIVSIVCIGIVFAYLLRKALFRTLIRVLPQSLAHNIAKATFYTVAAITILIALGTMGIDLTALVVAGGFAGIVVGFALQPILSNLFAGIYIMSEKALSPGELVEVNGVQGYVLEVSVMSTKIRSLDGAILRIPNNEILNTVLRNFSRTPIRRIEFVVSIAYRENAERVYTIINNVLDNHPFILLDPPPEVFVSNLGSSGVDITVRVWVPSELWYDVARDLLWKLKKAISEAGIEIPFTQIDIWFRTPLKLEAPCKS; from the coding sequence GTGTGGAACATGGGCTTCACAATACCTCTCCCAAGCATAGAGATGGAAAACATTCTTAGAATCCTAGAGATTGTCTCGATAGTATGTATAGGCATTGTATTTGCGTATCTTCTACGCAAAGCCCTGTTCCGAACCCTAATAAGAGTCCTGCCACAGAGTCTTGCACATAATATAGCTAAAGCTACTTTCTATACAGTAGCCGCAATAACCATATTGATAGCACTTGGCACTATGGGTATAGACCTCACAGCACTTGTTGTTGCTGGTGGCTTTGCCGGTATTGTCGTAGGCTTTGCACTACAGCCAATACTCTCAAATCTCTTCGCAGGAATATACATCATGAGCGAGAAGGCTCTGAGTCCTGGTGAGCTTGTTGAGGTAAACGGAGTTCAGGGCTATGTTCTCGAAGTCTCAGTGATGTCGACCAAGATAAGATCTCTTGATGGAGCTATACTGAGGATACCGAATAATGAGATTCTAAACACTGTTCTAAGGAACTTTAGCCGCACACCTATTAGGAGAATAGAGTTTGTAGTATCGATAGCCTATAGAGAGAATGCCGAACGCGTCTATACAATAATAAACAATGTTCTCGATAACCATCCATTCATTCTCCTAGATCCACCACCCGAGGTATTCGTCTCAAACCTAGGCTCAAGTGGGGTAGATATCACTGTAAGGGTATGGGTCCCATCAGAACTATGGTATGACGTAGCCAGAGACCTACTATGGAAGTTGAAGAAAGCTATAAGTGAAGCAGGTATAGAGATACCATTCACACAGATCGATATATGGTTCAGAACCCCACTAAAGCTCGAAGCACCGTGTAAGAGCTGA
- a CDS encoding Protein of unknown function DUF432 (COGs: COG2430 conserved hypothetical protein~InterPro IPR007366~KEGG: ape:APE_1442 hypothetical protein~PFAM: Protein of unknown function DUF432~SPTR: Q9YC09 Putative uncharacterized protein~PFAM: Protein of unknown function (DUF432)), whose translation MFGDVLLNSVSVDRHRIEIDRRGCCLLYKRFTDEKLEKEFIVDVAIELRLVPIYPVFYPRFITQYILCEFDKSIAVASGSSMVVHIEIPIDVAVYAYSKNSFTILDVLPLHLKPKLVLYGPINGGVLARYCKTKLVDPATVPELGWALSKLVLRNNTNSVVTVRKVLLDSSPLRLYYAPGKWLVYTQEITLNIVSSSSAIVSYGQPFIEGVQPIDDPPELRPPRIHNRTDMFWGY comes from the coding sequence ATGTTTGGAGATGTGTTGTTGAATAGCGTCTCGGTTGATAGACACCGTATAGAGATTGATAGGCGTGGATGTTGTTTGCTCTATAAGCGTTTTACTGATGAGAAGCTTGAGAAAGAGTTTATAGTTGATGTTGCTATAGAGCTAAGGCTCGTTCCTATATACCCAGTCTTCTATCCGCGGTTCATTACGCAGTACATACTCTGTGAGTTTGATAAGTCTATTGCTGTGGCTTCGGGCAGTAGTATGGTTGTTCACATAGAGATTCCCATAGATGTTGCTGTCTATGCATATAGTAAAAATAGTTTCACAATACTCGATGTACTCCCTCTCCATCTAAAGCCTAAGCTAGTACTCTATGGCCCAATAAATGGTGGTGTGCTAGCTAGATACTGCAAGACCAAGCTTGTCGATCCAGCTACAGTTCCCGAGCTGGGATGGGCTCTATCAAAACTTGTTCTGCGCAACAATACAAATAGTGTTGTTACCGTTAGGAAGGTGCTCCTCGATTCTTCACCTCTGAGACTATACTATGCACCTGGCAAATGGCTTGTTTATACTCAGGAGATTACGCTGAACATAGTCTCATCGAGCTCAGCTATAGTGAGCTATGGCCAGCCATTTATTGAGGGTGTTCAGCCCATTGATGATCCACCTGAGCTAAGGCCTCCGCGAATCCATAATAGAACCGATATGTTCTGGGGATACTGA
- a CDS encoding conserved hypothetical protein (KEGG: pis:Pisl_1537 hypothetical protein~SPTR: A1RUR0 Transcriptional regulator, CopG family), translated as MNRKIEMYRDRANWNEEPRRFVEGKIRELEAYENFQRVLEELDKASWSIPKGFSQQSVREDRDSS; from the coding sequence ATGAATAGGAAGATAGAGATGTATAGGGATAGAGCTAACTGGAACGAGGAGCCTAGGAGATTCGTTGAGGGGAAGATCAGGGAGTTGGAGGCGTATGAAAATTTTCAGAGGGTTTTAGAAGAGTTGGATAAGGCTAGTTGGAGTATTCCCAAGGGCTTTTCACAGCAGTCTGTGAGGGAGGATCGTGACAGTAGTTGA
- a CDS encoding ABC transporter related (COGs: COG1131 ABC-type multidrug transport system ATPase component~InterPro IPR003439:IPR003593:IPR017871~KEGG: tko:TK2161 ABC-type multidrug transport system, ATPase component~PFAM: ABC transporter related~SMART: AAA ATPase~SPTR: Q5JHJ6 ABC-type multidrug transport system, ATPase component~PFAM: ABC transporter) — MSVVEVVSVSKWFGSLKVLDGVSMRVGWGEKVILVGPNGAGKTTLIRIVIGSLKPDEGYVRVLAERDSIGYGPQIPVFYPFHRVFDVIYYSLRLAGFDAAESRRRAKEWISVLGLNPNAYGIHLSGGERKLVALAIALARDPDLLILDEPTEMLDVSRRKLVRDVISRFRGSTLIVTHDLEEVKLGDRLYFLNRGRVLFEGTPAEFALRFGGEGLLVETWTAAGFKSFAVKSLGEALEALRALSGDEVVEIRVRKPIPEDLSNLMGG; from the coding sequence GTGAGTGTTGTTGAGGTTGTCTCGGTGTCTAAATGGTTTGGATCTCTGAAGGTGCTTGATGGAGTGAGTATGAGGGTTGGGTGGGGTGAGAAGGTGATTCTGGTTGGTCCTAATGGTGCTGGGAAGACTACGCTTATAAGGATTGTTATAGGGTCTCTAAAGCCTGATGAAGGCTATGTGAGGGTCTTGGCTGAGAGGGATTCGATAGGTTATGGACCCCAGATCCCGGTTTTCTACCCTTTTCACAGGGTTTTCGATGTTATCTACTACTCTCTTAGGTTGGCAGGGTTTGATGCTGCTGAATCCAGGAGAAGGGCGAAGGAGTGGATATCTGTTCTAGGCCTCAATCCAAATGCATATGGGATTCATTTGTCGGGTGGTGAGAGGAAGCTTGTAGCACTAGCTATAGCCTTGGCACGTGACCCAGATCTCCTCATACTCGATGAGCCTACTGAGATGCTCGACGTCTCTAGGAGGAAGCTAGTCAGAGATGTGATATCTAGGTTCAGGGGATCTACTCTCATTGTGACTCATGACTTGGAGGAGGTTAAGCTGGGTGATCGTCTCTATTTCCTCAATAGAGGGAGGGTGTTGTTCGAGGGTACTCCAGCTGAGTTCGCCCTTAGGTTCGGAGGTGAGGGACTCCTCGTTGAGACATGGACTGCGGCAGGGTTCAAGTCCTTTGCTGTGAAGTCTCTTGGCGAAGCCCTTGAGGCTCTTCGAGCTCTGAGTGGAGACGAAGTTGTGGAGATACGTGTGAGGAAGCCTATACCGGAGGATCTCAGCAACCTCATGGGTGGATAG
- a CDS encoding hypothetical protein (KEGG: hypothetical protein LOC769970), translating into MGFIEVFRRYVIALRFALSGSRGYILTLAIQSIVIPATVALLVFSSVIATGSSNIEVATLMFVAVSLVTSIASVSTLTASYAEPLMRDFLYSVYGSVKLPIAVAVTQVLIYVTIPAVIAATILGNPLIIPLSYTGYTFTSSVGLLLASILRDPMKTNTASVLTYLALSAIAPMSLSNDAPLILRLIPISVVNPANAWLTPYVLTLSATIYTVSIRRFEKI; encoded by the coding sequence ATGGGGTTTATTGAGGTGTTTAGGAGGTATGTAATTGCTCTGAGGTTTGCTCTCTCCGGCTCTAGAGGATACATTTTGACTCTTGCCATCCAAAGCATTGTGATCCCTGCAACAGTAGCTCTACTCGTATTCTCATCTGTGATAGCAACCGGTAGTAGCAATATTGAGGTGGCCACCCTTATGTTTGTCGCAGTCTCACTTGTAACTTCGATAGCATCTGTATCAACACTAACAGCATCCTATGCTGAACCACTGATGAGGGACTTCCTATACTCTGTCTACGGATCTGTGAAACTACCCATAGCTGTAGCAGTAACACAAGTACTCATCTACGTAACAATCCCAGCGGTGATCGCAGCAACAATCCTCGGAAACCCCCTCATAATCCCACTCTCATACACAGGCTATACATTCACATCCTCAGTAGGTCTACTACTAGCTTCAATACTCAGAGATCCGATGAAGACAAACACTGCAAGTGTACTCACATACCTCGCACTATCAGCTATAGCACCTATGAGCCTCAGCAACGATGCACCCCTAATACTAAGACTAATCCCGATATCAGTAGTCAACCCTGCAAACGCTTGGCTCACCCCATACGTATTGACCCTCTCAGCAACAATCTACACAGTATCAATAAGAAGATTCGAGAAGATATGA
- a CDS encoding restriction endonuclease (InterPro IPR007560~KEGG: slo:Shew_2604 restriction endonuclease~PFAM: restriction endonuclease~SPTR: A3QG72 Restriction endonuclease~PFAM: Sugar-specific transcriptional regulator TrmB; Restriction endonuclease), translated as MKARKRGVESYSKGHLFEEVVEKYFQYLGYRVERNVVKTGYSGAKHEIDVLIVKGDTIGVVEAKNYSKPIPKEWIIKAHHIAEDIGASEVYVVSAKGFTEDAVKTASILGVKLLDLNEMAEVVKRIREVANVEAQHLRPAYGLQEAIVFADKFALRKLFIKTESPTEVELIYVPLYYVEAIYTYIEVEGLIFKKEVKRHRKVGFCVSALNGGLVLYEKGSISTIAIPSLTDSETNLINMLWSYEAVTLNELIEKTGWSRNKLVRTLNALVEKGLVKESERSEGKKTVKIYRLALPSVEVLEESSRVLLGSNKLESGTPDKALEAKIGVNHVKMLIEKLYGIEVADVKIIYMPIYKVKMEKTDRSAYRFIYLTGWITEPIDAIALIERNS; from the coding sequence ATGAAGGCTCGGAAGAGAGGTGTAGAAAGCTATAGTAAGGGTCATTTGTTTGAGGAGGTTGTGGAGAAGTATTTTCAGTACTTAGGCTATAGAGTTGAGAGGAACGTTGTGAAAACAGGTTATTCTGGCGCTAAGCATGAGATAGATGTGTTGATTGTTAAGGGGGATACAATAGGGGTTGTAGAAGCCAAGAACTACAGTAAGCCTATTCCAAAGGAATGGATCATCAAGGCACACCACATTGCTGAGGATATTGGTGCTTCTGAAGTCTACGTTGTTTCAGCAAAAGGGTTCACTGAAGATGCTGTGAAAACAGCAAGTATACTTGGTGTAAAGCTTTTGGATCTCAATGAAATGGCTGAAGTTGTGAAGAGGATAAGGGAAGTAGCTAACGTTGAGGCTCAGCACCTAAGACCTGCATACGGATTGCAGGAGGCTATTGTTTTTGCTGACAAGTTCGCCTTAAGGAAATTGTTCATTAAGACAGAGAGCCCTACAGAAGTGGAATTGATATATGTTCCACTTTACTATGTTGAAGCTATCTACACCTACATAGAGGTGGAAGGTCTTATTTTTAAGAAGGAGGTGAAGAGACATCGAAAAGTAGGTTTCTGTGTTAGTGCTCTAAACGGTGGACTTGTACTTTATGAAAAAGGCAGTATTAGCACTATAGCTATACCGTCTCTAACAGATAGCGAAACAAATTTGATAAACATGCTATGGAGCTACGAAGCTGTTACACTTAATGAGCTAATCGAAAAGACTGGGTGGAGTAGGAATAAGTTGGTACGCACTCTGAATGCACTTGTTGAGAAGGGACTTGTTAAAGAGAGTGAGAGGAGCGAAGGTAAGAAAACAGTAAAAATATATAGACTAGCGTTGCCCTCTGTAGAGGTGCTTGAGGAGAGTAGCAGAGTTCTTCTAGGTAGTAACAAACTAGAGAGCGGAACACCAGACAAGGCCCTCGAAGCCAAGATTGGTGTCAACCATGTTAAAATGCTTATAGAGAAACTCTATGGTATAGAGGTAGCTGATGTGAAGATAATCTATATGCCTATCTATAAAGTCAAGATGGAGAAAACAGATCGATCAGCATATCGATTTATCTACCTCACCGGATGGATTACTGAGCCAATAGATGCTATAGCACTGATAGAGAGAAATAGTTAA
- a CDS encoding conserved hypothetical protein (KEGG: tne:Tneu_1156 hypothetical protein~SPTR: B1Y8K6 Putative uncharacterized protein), whose translation MLRDVVLYLVSLFPRGAGRTRIMKLLFLVDAEARKRLGYTVTGVNWRRWFYGPFSRDVLEVLDELVWEGRLAVDSGPEVRYIALDEPPKLPHEIKEIVDEVVNNYGFTPLRELLKRVYDEYGVEKIGLGEKIEFDWDKEIIELVELVNSDEDAVVELIGRLYDEYRDALEVLPRNILALYSIAVSHLSSHNPEKAKDLTQRFVELLKELSKYVNKNTKASSIPPVLRHRMKAIYEELIDIAARAVEG comes from the coding sequence GTGTTGAGGGATGTTGTGCTCTATCTTGTTTCGCTTTTTCCACGTGGGGCTGGGCGTACGAGGATTATGAAGCTGCTCTTCTTGGTTGATGCTGAGGCTAGGAAAAGGCTTGGTTATACTGTTACTGGTGTGAACTGGCGTCGCTGGTTCTATGGCCCCTTCTCTCGTGATGTTCTTGAGGTGCTTGATGAGCTTGTCTGGGAGGGGCGTCTAGCTGTGGATTCGGGTCCTGAGGTTAGGTATATAGCTCTAGACGAGCCACCCAAGCTTCCGCATGAAATAAAGGAGATTGTTGATGAGGTAGTGAATAACTATGGGTTTACACCTCTGAGAGAGCTACTTAAAAGGGTCTATGACGAGTACGGTGTAGAGAAAATTGGTCTGGGTGAGAAGATAGAGTTTGACTGGGACAAAGAGATTATTGAGCTTGTAGAGCTGGTCAATAGTGATGAAGATGCAGTGGTGGAGCTCATAGGTAGGTTATATGATGAGTATAGAGATGCTCTCGAAGTACTTCCAAGGAATATACTAGCACTTTATTCAATAGCTGTATCCCATCTATCTTCCCACAATCCAGAGAAAGCCAAGGATCTGACACAGAGATTTGTAGAACTACTCAAAGAGCTGAGTAAGTATGTGAACAAGAATACCAAAGCAAGTTCAATACCACCAGTACTCAGACATAGGATGAAAGCAATATATGAGGAGCTTATCGATATTGCGGCTCGAGCAGTTGAGGGATAA